Part of the Streptomyces europaeiscabiei genome is shown below.
GTACTCCTCGCCCACGTCCGGCACGACCTTCTTGGCCGCGTCGGTCGGGGTGGACGCGCGCAGGTCCGCCACGTAGTCCAGCAGCGGGGTGTCCGGCTCGTGCCCGATCGCCGACACGACCGGCGTACGGCAGGACGCGACCGCCCGTACGAGCTGCTCGTCGGAGAACGGCAGCAGGTCCTCCACGCTGCCGCCGCCGCGCGCCACGACGATGACGTCCACGCCGTCCGTCGCGTCCAGCTCCTTCACCGCCTGCACGACCTGCGGCACCGCGTGCACACCCTGCACGGCGACGTTGCGCACCTCGAAGCGGACGGCCGGCCAGCGGCGCCGGGCGTTCTCCAGCACGTCCCGCTCGGCCGCGGAGGCCCGGCCGCACACCAGCCCGATGAGCTGCGGCAGAAAGGGCAGCGCCTTCTTCCGCTCCGGCGCGAACAGCCCCTCCGCGGCCAGCGACTTCTTCAACTGCTCCAGCCGGGCCAGCAGTTCACCGACCCCCACCGGCTTCATCTCGGTGGCCCGCAGCGACAACTGCCCGCGCGGCGCGTACCACTCCGGCTTCGCCAGGACGACGACCCGCGCGCCCTCGGTCACCACGTCGGCCACCGCGTCGAACACCTGCCGGTAGCAGGTCACGCCGACGGAGATGTCGTGCGACGGGTCGCGCAGCGTGAGGAACACCACGCCCGCGCCCGGACGCCGCGACAACTGCGTGATCTGCCCCTCGACCCACACCGCACCGAGCCGGTCGATCCAGCCACCGATGAGCCGGGAGACCTCGCCGACGGGGAGGGGGGATTCGGCGGACGTGTTGAGAGCCATGCGGCCGAGCGTAGCGGGGGGCGCCGACAAGGCCGCCCAGGAGCTCGGTGGGTGCCTGTGCGTTGGCGGGCGCGGGTGGTGTGTGGTTGCTCGCGCAGTTCCCCGCGCCCCTGAAAAGCAGGGGCTGCGCCCCATGCTTTCGGCCCGACTTTTCGCCTTCCAGGCCGACGACCCCGTGGCCTTTCAGGTTGGCAGGCTCGTAGCCTTCCAGGCCCGCAGGGGCCTGGTCCTTGAGGGGCGCGGGGAACCGCGCGGCCAGCCCCCACCGGACCCGCACCCGCCGACGAACCGACCTTCCCGCCCCCTGGCGCGCTCCCACCGGCGGAGCCCCCCACAGGGAACCCCCTACGATGGAAGACATGACCGCTTCGCCTGGCCGCCGCCGTGTCCTCCTCGCCGCCCCGCGCGGCTACTGCGCGGGTGTCGACCGCGCAGTGATCGCTGTCGAGAAGGCCCTGGAGCAGTACGGGGCCCCGATCTACGTCCGCCACGAGATCGTCCACAACAAGTACGTCGTGCAGACGCTGGAGAAGAAGGGCGCCATCTTCGTCGAACAGACGGAGGAGGTCCCCGAGGGCAACATCGTCATGTTCTCGGCGCACGGCGTGGCCCCGACCGTCCACGACGAGGCGGCGCGCGGCAAGCTCGCCACCATCGACGCGACCTGCCCGCTGGTCACCAAGGTCCACAAGGAAGCGATCCGGTACGCAGGCGAGGACTTCGACATCCTCCTGATCGGGCACGAGGGCCACGAGGAGGTCATCGGCACCTCGGGCGAGGCGCCGGACCACATCCAGCTGGTCGACGGCCCCGAGGACGTCGCCAAGGTCGAGGTCCGCGACCCGTCCAAGATCGTCTGGCTCTCCCAGACCACGCTCTCCGTCGACGAGACGATGGAGACGGTCGGCGCGCTCAAGGAGAAGTTCCCGCTGCTCGTCTCGCCGCCCAGCGACGACATCTGCTACGCCACGCAGAACCGCCAGCTCGCCGTGAAGCAGATGGGCGCCGAGGCGGAGCTGGTCATCGTGGTCGGCTCCCGCAACTCCTCCAACTCGGTCCGGCTCGTCGAGGTCGCCAAGCTCGCCGGCTCCCGCGAGGCCTACCTCGTGGACTTCGCGAGCGAGATCGACGAGGCCTGGCTGGAGGGCGTGGAGACCGTCGGCGTCACCTCGGGCGCCTCCGTGCCGGAGGTCCTCGTCGAAGAGGTCCTGGAATGGCTCTCCCAGCGGGGCTTCGAGGACGTCGAACTGGTCAAGGCCGCCGAGGAGTCGATCACCTTCTCCCTGCCCAAGGAACTCCGCCGCGACCTGCGCGAGGAGGCCGCGTCCCTGGTCGCCGAGCGCACCGGCCAGGGCGCCTGACCGCCTGAACACCCGAGTACGGCCCCGGAACGTGAAGGTTCCGGGGCCGTACGCGTTTCGGGACGTGAGGATTCCGGCACCCGGCGGCGGTCGGACACCTCGGCAACGTGACGGTCTGTCGCACGACGTAACGTAGGGCCATGCACATCTTCGGCGTGGACATCGGTGGTTCCGGGATCAAGGGCGCTCCCGTGGACCTGGACCTGGGCGACCTGGCGGACGAGCGGCACAAGGTGCTGACCCCGCACCCGGCGACGCCCGACTCGGTTGCCGACGGGGTCAAGGAGGTCGTCGACCACTTCGGCTGGACCGGCCCGGTCGGCATCACCTTCCCCGGTGTGGTCACGGGCGGCGCGACGATCCGTACGGCGGCCAATGTCGACAAGAGCTGGATCGACGTCGACGCGCGCGCCCTGCTGAGCGAGCGGATCGGCGGCCTGCCGGTGACCGTGGTGAACGACGCGGACGCGGCGGGCGTGGCCGAGGTCCAGTTCGGCGCCGGGCGCGACCGTCAGGGCACCGTCATCCTGCTCACCTTCGGCACGGGCATCGGCAGTGCCGTCTTCTCCGACGGCGTCCTCGTCCCGAACACGGAGCTGGGCCACCTGGAGCTGCACGGCCACGACGCCGAGACGCGCGCCTCCACCAAGGCCAAGGACGACCACGAGCTGACCTGGGAGCACTGGGCCAAGCGCGTCACCAAGTACCTCGCCCACGTGGAGATGCTCTTCTCGCCCGAGCTGTTCATCATCGGCGGCGGCGTCAGCCGCAAGTCCTCGAAGTTCCTCCACCTCATCGAGGACATCAGGGCGGAGATCGTCCCGGCCCAGCTGCAGAACAACGCGGGCATCGTGGGCGCGGCGATGCGGGCCGCGAAGGCCGGCTAGGAAAGAGGCGATGAGGGCCGCGAAGGCCGGCTAGGAAAGAGCGGCCCGGGGGAGCGTGTCCGGAGCGGCGGGCCGGTGATCCCGGGGGACGCGCCTAGTGACCTCGCGGCGCGGCGCGGCGAGGCTGTGCCGGAGGCCTCGGTGTCCGGGGCCCGACCGGCCGGTGGCCGTACGGGGGCCGGGCCTGGCCATCGGAAGCCCGGACCTGGCCCTGCCCACCCTGCCCTCCGACCCGCGCCCGGCCCTCCCGGTCCGCCCGCTCCCTTTCCCGTTCGACCGCCCGGGCCATCAGCCGGAGCTTGCGCACCGTCACGATGACCCCGGCGACGAGCGTGCCGCCGTACAGCCAGCCCGCCTGCATGGCGAGAGCGGTGACCAGGGCCATCAGATGCCCGCCGAGGCCGCCCTCGCCCTCGGCGAGCAGCGGCAGACCGCACGCGAAGGCGATCGGCACGACGACGGGGGCGCTCGCCAGGTCACCACGCCGTACCCACACCGCGGTCAACGCGCTGACCAGCAGGAACAGCACCCCGTACAGAACGGGCGACGCGCCGAACACCAGCCGGTCGAGGCAGGCGAGCACGAACATCGACACCCCGCAGAACAACCCGCAGCCCAGGTCGGTGAGGCGTGGGTTCGGCATCCGGCGCACGGCCCGTGCGACGCTCCGCACGGCTTGGACCGGCGGCGGTACGGGCCCGCGCGCGACCGGAGCACGACGCGGCACGCTCGCGCCGGGAACCCGGCCCCCTCTGCCCGCCTGCGGGGGAAGGGGAGATGCGCCGCGCTGCGGCCCGGTCCGAGGGGGATGCGGGGGATGCGTCCTCTGCTGCTGCTCCACTCGACCAACTTAGGTCGGTTAATGTGCCGAATGGGTTCAGAGACACGCCGTTGAGCGGACCTTGGCCAAGCGTTCGATAGGTCGCCGGGCCGGGTGCCGGCACGCCGTAAACTGGGGGATCGGCCGGTCTTCCGGCCGCTGGGGCACGATCCGCCGGACAGGCCTCAGGCCCTGCCGCTCCAGCCCCCCGGCCGCCTGGCCCTCCTACATACGGGAAGTCGCAAACGTGTCGCTCACGATCGGAATCGTCGGTCTGCCCAACGTCGGCAAGTCGACCATGTTCAACGCCCTGACCAAGAACGACGTGCTGGCGGCCAACTACCCGTTCGCCACGATCGAGCCGAACGTCGGCGTGGTCGGTGTCCCGGACGCGCGCCTCGCGAAGCTGGCCGAGATCTTCGGCTCGCAGAAGATCCTTCCGGCGACCGTCGACTTCGTCGACATCGCGGGCATCGTGAAGGGCGCATCGGAGGGCGAGGGTCTGGGCAACAAGTTCCTCGCGAACATCCGTGAGTCCGACGCGATCTGCCAGGTCATCCGCGCCTTCCAGGACGAGAACGTCGTGCACGTCGACGGCAAGGTCTCGCCGAAGGACGACATCGAGACGATCAACACCGAGCTGATCCTCGCGGACCTCCAGACGATCGAGAAGGTCCTGCCGCGCCTCCAGCGGGAGTCGCGCATCAAGAAGGACATCGGGCCGAAGGTCGCCGCCGTCGAGGCCGCCAAGGAGATCCTGGAGAAGGGCGACACCCTCTTCTCGCAGGGCATCGTGCAGGGCTCCGGCAACGAGGAACTCCTCCACGACCTGCACCTGCTCACCACCAAGCCGTTCCTCTACGTCTTCAACGTCGACGAGGACGAGCTGACCGACGAGGACTTCAAGAACGAGCAGCGCGCCCTGGTCGCCCCCGCCGAGGCGATCTTCCTCAACGCCAAGCTGGAGGCGGACCTCGCCGAGCTCGACGAGGAGGAGGCGATGGAGCTCCTGGAGTCGGTGGGCGTCGAGGAGCCCGGCATGGCGACCCTCGCCCGCGTCGGCTTCGACACCCTCGGCCTGCAGACCTACCTCACGGCCGGCCCCAAGGAATCCCGCGCCTGGACCATCAAGAAGGGCGCCACCGCCCCCGAGGCCGCCGGTGTCATCCACACCGACTTCCAGAAGGGCTTCATCAAGGCGGAGGTCATCTCCTTCGCCGACCTCGTGGAAACCGGCTCCGTCGCCGAGGCCCGCGCCAAGGGCAAGGCCCGCATGGAGGGCAAGGACTACGTGATGCAGGACGGGGACGTCGTCGAGTTCCGCTTCAACGTGTAGCGGGTGACCCACAACCACGCCGCTGACCTTGCGAAGTACAGGTCAGCAGGGGCCTGACTCTTCGGGGTCGGGCCCCTGGTTCTCCCGTGGTGGGATGCCTTCGACGACGCGGTACGGGATGGTGGCGGCGGCATGCCGTTCGTGACGGGCGGGCAAGGGCACGGGGAAAGCCGGTGTCCTGCCCGCACGGTCACTCCCCTGCGCCCCAGTCCGCCAGCCGTCCGACGGCGAACGCGACGGCGTCAGCGAAGTCGAACAGGCGGCAGTGGGCATGACCGACCCGGCCGGAGCGCACCGCCCCGGTCGCCTCGAAGGCGGCCCCCACCGCTGCGAACGGGGAGGAGTCCAGGTGCATGTCGGCGCCTTCGGGCGGGGCCGCAAGACGGCTCGGGATGCGGTACTCCGCCAGGTGGAACGCGGTGCACACGTCGAAACCGATACCCATCAACAGCACCCGGGCGTCGAGCTTCTCCAGTCTGCCCAGCGGTGACTCCTCGCCCAGGGAGTGGTCGGAGGTGATGAAGTCCGCCTGGGCGCCCAGCGCCGTGAAGGCACTCCGCGGATGAGCGCTGTGCAGGGCGGCGGGCCGGGCCCGTACCGTCTCGGCCAGGACACCGACGCCGAAGCCCGGTGCGGCGTACGGGGCGGACGAGGGCGTCCGGGCGCGGGCGTCGTCGGGTGTCGGGGTGTACACCACGAGCGTCCCGTTGGGTCCGAGGACTTCCGACAGTGCGCTCACCATGGTCTCCGCGCCGTTGGAGACGGGCCCGACAGTACTCAGGGCGGAGTGCACGAGGACGGTGTCTCCGGCCCGGAGCCCCAGTCCGCGAAGGTCATGGACGAGGTCCGCTCTGCCTCGCAGCGCCCCCGCAGGCGCGGGCCGACGACGCACGGCATCACGCAGCTCCGTCACGAACCGCTCGCCCGCGGGCAGGAGTTCGCCGCTTTCGAGCAGCGTGCGGGCGGCGGTGTCGGTGTGCTCGCGCCAGGTGTCGTACTCGCGTCGGGCGCGCTCGCCTCCCGTCCCGGAGGCGAGTTCGGTGCGCCAGAAGTCCGTCACGCCCAGATGCGCGTAGGTCCCCTGGAGCAGCGCTCCGGCGGGTCGCTGATCGGGCCGCCACGGGGCGTGGTAGCGGGCGTCCGTCGGGGGGCCGTGCAGCGGCAACAGGTCGAGCAGGGCGCCGAGTTGGACGTGCAGAAACTCGTGCACGAGGGTCAGTGCGAGCAGCACCGGGTCGTCCGGGAGGGAGGCGGCGACGGCTCCGAAGGCGCGACGGGCCGCCGAACTCACCTCGGTGCCATCGGGGTTGGGGCGCAGCGGGACCACTGTGGTCAGGCCGGCGGCGATGGTCTGCGCGTGCCAGGGGTGCCGTCGCACGAGCACGGTCCAGGCGGCCCGCAGCGCCTGTGTCCACTCCTGTGCCTGCCCGGCGGTGAGCGGTTCGGTGAGTTCGTGACCGTGCGCCTCACGGAAGGGGCCGCGGTCGGCGAGCCGCAGTTCGAGTGGCGTGCCGTCACAGATGGCGTCGACGCGGTGCCATGCCCGCCGACCTGGATCGGCCGTCAGTTGTTCCAACCACCGCAGATCAGTGGGCAGTCCGCGATCCAGCGCGGTGAGAGCCCGGGTCAGTCCCTCGTCCAGGTAGGGGTGCAGCATGACCTCGTGCCATGCCGCGCGGTCCCGCCGGTTCAGTTCGACCAGGGCGCGGTACGCCGCTTCCGCGGTGGCCTCCTCCGGATGCCCGTCTGCCGCCCGGCGCAGGGCCCGCACCATCAGCATGCGTTTGCTCAGTTGCCCGTTCCGCAACAGGTCCACGGCGGTCGCACCGCCGCGGGCGCGGGCCAGGGCTCTGAAGACGAGGGCGGGCACGGTGTGCGGGACGAGATCCTGGCCGGGGCGTGGTGCGACGCCGGCCCCCTGCCCCGTCGCCGCTCTCATCGGGACGCCTTCCGGCGGGGCGCGGTCAGTGCGGCGACGTCCCGGCGCAGCCGGGCGCCGATGTGGTCGACCAGTACCGCCAGGTCGTCGCAGTACACGGAGGGAGCCGAGAAGACCGGGGTGGCTCCGGGCGAGTATCTGTGGGCGTACAGGCCGCCGCCGCACACGCGGGAGCGGGAGCAGGAGCGGCAGACCGGGCCGAGCCCGCCCAACCCGCGCTGCCGGGCGCGGAAGGCGGGATGCGCGGCGGCGTCGGCGAAGGTGTCGCGGAACACGTGCAACCCGGTCTCGGGCGCCCCGGGGTAGCTCACCTTGAGCGAGTCGGCCTGCTCGATCGCCCCGTCGGTCTCCACGACGACGAGGTCGATGGGAGTGAGACCGACCACCTCGCTGCGGGCGGTACCGCCGAGCAGCAGCACCATGATCTCCTCGAACAGCCGGATGCCGGTCTCCCGGCTCGGGGCGCCGTACCAGCGGTCGAAGACCGTGCGCAGCCAGTCGGCGTACGGGGTGGCACGTGTGGTCGCGCCCGGTGCGGGTGGAGCCGAAGGCGGGGAGGTCCGTGCGGCGAGCCCGGGCGGCGGAGCCTGCCAGGTCCCGTGCGGGAGTAAGAGGTCCAGCCGGGGCGGAGCGAACCGCAGGAGCGCGTCGTATGTCTCCAGCGGGTCGGTGGTGGGGTCGATCACGCACAACAGGCCGGCGAACAGGTGTCGGTGGGCCGGGTTCGTCAGCAGTTCGAGCGCACGGGCGGTGGCGGCGTGACTGCCTCGCCCGTCGGCCCGCCTCCGGTGCCGGTCGTGCCCGGCCGGGGTGCCGTCCAGGCTCACCCCGATCCGGACCCCGTGACGGTCGAGAACGGGGAGCAGCCGCGGGTCCTCGGCGAGCCGGATGCCGTTGGTCTGCAGGGTGAAGCGAGGTGCGGCGATCCCGTCCAGGGCGTCCGTGACCGTCCCGAGGAGTGTTTCCAGGTGCTCCGATCCGACCAGCAGGGGCTCGCCGCCGTGCAGCACCACATGCACCTCGGACAGTCCGTGCTCCGCGGCGTGTTCGGCCATCAGTCGCGCCGCCCGCCGAACCGTCGCCGGAGCCATGCTCCTCGGGCGTTGCCGCCAGCTCTGGTCGGCCGCCTCGTACATGTAGCAGTACGTACAGGCCAGGTTGCACCGGCTGTGGATCTTCAGCAGGAACTGCCGGAAGGGCACGGACTCCGTCCCGCTGTCCGGCGCGGCGGGTGGGGTGTTGGTGGCGGACATCGGCATCGATCGCTCTGGTACGGCGGCGGAGGAAAGAGGCCATCATAGGTACCCCGTAGGCGCCGTGTGGCGCTTGAGGCGGATGACGTCCGCTGATCAGGTAGTCGGTGGTTCAATGTCGGAGTCGAGTCGTTTTCCGGACAGTATCGTCCGGGTCGTGGGGTGTGCCTCGCCCAGCTTGTCACGGGCCCTGCGCGCCGCCTCCGCCTCCAACTGCCCTGCCTCCTCGGTACGGCCGATCGCCCGCAGGCTCAGGCCCAGGTTGGAGGTGATGCTGATGGCGTCGTAGTGGTCGGGGCCCAGCAGGTCGAGGAAGTACCGCCGCGCACGCCGGTCCCACTCGACCGCCTCTTCCAGGTGGCCGGCCAGAGCGAGGTCGTTCGCGTGATTGATCATGCAGCTGAGGTTGTACGGGTGACTCTCCCCGACGATCCGTGACATCTGGTGCAGAGCCTTGTGGGACAGCTCGCGTGCGGAGTCCGTACTGCCCGTCAACCGCCGGTAGACCGAGAGGTTGGTGGCACAGGCCAGCGTGACCGGATGTTCCGCGCCCAGGTAGGTGCTGTAGCGGTCC
Proteins encoded:
- the xseA gene encoding exodeoxyribonuclease VII large subunit, with the protein product MALNTSAESPLPVGEVSRLIGGWIDRLGAVWVEGQITQLSRRPGAGVVFLTLRDPSHDISVGVTCYRQVFDAVADVVTEGARVVVLAKPEWYAPRGQLSLRATEMKPVGVGELLARLEQLKKSLAAEGLFAPERKKALPFLPQLIGLVCGRASAAERDVLENARRRWPAVRFEVRNVAVQGVHAVPQVVQAVKELDATDGVDVIVVARGGGSVEDLLPFSDEQLVRAVASCRTPVVSAIGHEPDTPLLDYVADLRASTPTDAAKKVVPDVGEEYERVRWLRDRARRCVESFVEREERGLAHALARPSIEDPHRMIDERADHVASLLDRGRRCLGHHLDRAVSELSHTHARVVALSPAATLQRGYAVLQRADGHVVRAPGEVGPEESLRARVAEGEFVVRVDGPGTAGGTEPVDGTGTVGGDA
- a CDS encoding 4-hydroxy-3-methylbut-2-enyl diphosphate reductase, encoding MEDMTASPGRRRVLLAAPRGYCAGVDRAVIAVEKALEQYGAPIYVRHEIVHNKYVVQTLEKKGAIFVEQTEEVPEGNIVMFSAHGVAPTVHDEAARGKLATIDATCPLVTKVHKEAIRYAGEDFDILLIGHEGHEEVIGTSGEAPDHIQLVDGPEDVAKVEVRDPSKIVWLSQTTLSVDETMETVGALKEKFPLLVSPPSDDICYATQNRQLAVKQMGAEAELVIVVGSRNSSNSVRLVEVAKLAGSREAYLVDFASEIDEAWLEGVETVGVTSGASVPEVLVEEVLEWLSQRGFEDVELVKAAEESITFSLPKELRRDLREEAASLVAERTGQGA
- the ppgK gene encoding polyphosphate--glucose phosphotransferase, translating into MHIFGVDIGGSGIKGAPVDLDLGDLADERHKVLTPHPATPDSVADGVKEVVDHFGWTGPVGITFPGVVTGGATIRTAANVDKSWIDVDARALLSERIGGLPVTVVNDADAAGVAEVQFGAGRDRQGTVILLTFGTGIGSAVFSDGVLVPNTELGHLELHGHDAETRASTKAKDDHELTWEHWAKRVTKYLAHVEMLFSPELFIIGGGVSRKSSKFLHLIEDIRAEIVPAQLQNNAGIVGAAMRAAKAG
- a CDS encoding DUF6542 domain-containing protein; protein product: MPNPRLTDLGCGLFCGVSMFVLACLDRLVFGASPVLYGVLFLLVSALTAVWVRRGDLASAPVVVPIAFACGLPLLAEGEGGLGGHLMALVTALAMQAGWLYGGTLVAGVIVTVRKLRLMARAVERERERADREGRARVGGQGGQGQVRASDGQARPPYGHRPVGPRTPRPPAQPRRAAPRGH
- the ychF gene encoding redox-regulated ATPase YchF — protein: MSLTIGIVGLPNVGKSTMFNALTKNDVLAANYPFATIEPNVGVVGVPDARLAKLAEIFGSQKILPATVDFVDIAGIVKGASEGEGLGNKFLANIRESDAICQVIRAFQDENVVHVDGKVSPKDDIETINTELILADLQTIEKVLPRLQRESRIKKDIGPKVAAVEAAKEILEKGDTLFSQGIVQGSGNEELLHDLHLLTTKPFLYVFNVDEDELTDEDFKNEQRALVAPAEAIFLNAKLEADLAELDEEEAMELLESVGVEEPGMATLARVGFDTLGLQTYLTAGPKESRAWTIKKGATAPEAAGVIHTDFQKGFIKAEVISFADLVETGSVAEARAKGKARMEGKDYVMQDGDVVEFRFNV
- a CDS encoding AAC(3) family N-acetyltransferase; translation: MRAATGQGAGVAPRPGQDLVPHTVPALVFRALARARGGATAVDLLRNGQLSKRMLMVRALRRAADGHPEEATAEAAYRALVELNRRDRAAWHEVMLHPYLDEGLTRALTALDRGLPTDLRWLEQLTADPGRRAWHRVDAICDGTPLELRLADRGPFREAHGHELTEPLTAGQAQEWTQALRAAWTVLVRRHPWHAQTIAAGLTTVVPLRPNPDGTEVSSAARRAFGAVAASLPDDPVLLALTLVHEFLHVQLGALLDLLPLHGPPTDARYHAPWRPDQRPAGALLQGTYAHLGVTDFWRTELASGTGGERARREYDTWREHTDTAARTLLESGELLPAGERFVTELRDAVRRRPAPAGALRGRADLVHDLRGLGLRAGDTVLVHSALSTVGPVSNGAETMVSALSEVLGPNGTLVVYTPTPDDARARTPSSAPYAAPGFGVGVLAETVRARPAALHSAHPRSAFTALGAQADFITSDHSLGEESPLGRLEKLDARVLLMGIGFDVCTAFHLAEYRIPSRLAAPPEGADMHLDSSPFAAVGAAFEATGAVRSGRVGHAHCRLFDFADAVAFAVGRLADWGAGE
- a CDS encoding FxsB family cyclophane-forming radical SAM/SPASM peptide maturase, which codes for MPMSATNTPPAAPDSGTESVPFRQFLLKIHSRCNLACTYCYMYEAADQSWRQRPRSMAPATVRRAARLMAEHAAEHGLSEVHVVLHGGEPLLVGSEHLETLLGTVTDALDGIAAPRFTLQTNGIRLAEDPRLLPVLDRHGVRIGVSLDGTPAGHDRHRRRADGRGSHAATARALELLTNPAHRHLFAGLLCVIDPTTDPLETYDALLRFAPPRLDLLLPHGTWQAPPPGLAARTSPPSAPPAPGATTRATPYADWLRTVFDRWYGAPSRETGIRLFEEIMVLLLGGTARSEVVGLTPIDLVVVETDGAIEQADSLKVSYPGAPETGLHVFRDTFADAAAHPAFRARQRGLGGLGPVCRSCSRSRVCGGGLYAHRYSPGATPVFSAPSVYCDDLAVLVDHIGARLRRDVAALTAPRRKASR